Proteins encoded in a region of the Drosophila teissieri strain GT53w chromosome 4, Prin_Dtei_1.1, whole genome shotgun sequence genome:
- the LOC122622888 gene encoding adapter molecule Crk isoform X2 → MDTFDVSDRNSWYFGPMSRQDATEVLMNERERGVFLVRDSNSITGDYVLCVREDTKVSNYIINKVQQQDQIVYRIGDQSFDNLPKLLTFYTLHYLDTTPLKRPACKRVEKVIGKFDFVGSDQDDLPFQRGEVLTIVRKDEDQWWTARNSSGKIGQIPVPYIQQYDVYMDEDGIDKNEPSISGSSNVFGSTLKRTDLNRKLPAYARVKQSRVPNAYDKTALKLEIGDIIKVTKTNINGQWEGELNGKNGHFPFTHVEFVDDCDLSKNSTEIR, encoded by the exons ATGGATACATTTGACGTTTCTGATAGGAACAG CTGGTACTTTGGTCCCATGTCCCGACAGGATGCTACCGAAGTATTGATGAACGAACGCGAGCGAGGAGTATTTTTGGTCCGTGATAGTAATTCGATAACAGGGGATTATGTACTATGTGTGAG aGAAGATACAAAAGTTAGCAACTACATCATTAACAAAGTTCAACAACAGGATCAAATCGTTTACCGCATTGGGGATCAATCTTTTGATAATCTACCGAAACTATTAACATTTTACACTCTCCATTATTTGGATACAACCCCTTTAAAACGGCCTGCGTGTAAAAGGGTGGAAAAAGTAATAGGAAAATTCGATTTCGTTGGCAGC GATCAAGATGATTTGCCTTTTCAAAGAGGTGAAGTTTTGACTATAGTTCGAAAAGACGAGGATCAATGGTGGACTGCGCGTAACTCTTCAGGGAAAATTGGACAAATACCGGTTCCTTATATACAACAG tATGATGTTTATATGGATGAAGATGGAATTGATAAAAACGAACCATCCATTTCGGGATCTAGTAATGTGTTTGGAAGTACACTTAAAAGAACAGATTTAAAT CGAAAACTGCCTGCATACGCCCGCGTAAAACAGTCAAGGGTTCCAAACGCATACGATAAGACTGCTTTAAAATTGGAAATAGGTGATATTATTAAAGTCactaaaacaaacattaaTGGGCAATGGGAGGGagaattaaatggaaaaaatggTCATTTTCCCTTCACGCACGTTGAATTTGTCGATGATTGTGATTTAAGCAAAAACTCAACAGAAATACGCTAA
- the LOC122622888 gene encoding adapter molecule Crk isoform X1, which yields MDTFDVSDRNSWYFGPMSRQDATEVLMNERERGVFLVRDSNSITGDYVLCVSFLLFREDTKVSNYIINKVQQQDQIVYRIGDQSFDNLPKLLTFYTLHYLDTTPLKRPACKRVEKVIGKFDFVGSDQDDLPFQRGEVLTIVRKDEDQWWTARNSSGKIGQIPVPYIQQYDVYMDEDGIDKNEPSISGSSNVFGSTLKRTDLNRKLPAYARVKQSRVPNAYDKTALKLEIGDIIKVTKTNINGQWEGELNGKNGHFPFTHVEFVDDCDLSKNSTEIR from the exons ATGGATACATTTGACGTTTCTGATAGGAACAG CTGGTACTTTGGTCCCATGTCCCGACAGGATGCTACCGAAGTATTGATGAACGAACGCGAGCGAGGAGTATTTTTGGTCCGTGATAGTAATTCGATAACAGGGGATTATGTACTATGTGTGAG ttttttattatttagaGAAGATACAAAAGTTAGCAACTACATCATTAACAAAGTTCAACAACAGGATCAAATCGTTTACCGCATTGGGGATCAATCTTTTGATAATCTACCGAAACTATTAACATTTTACACTCTCCATTATTTGGATACAACCCCTTTAAAACGGCCTGCGTGTAAAAGGGTGGAAAAAGTAATAGGAAAATTCGATTTCGTTGGCAGC GATCAAGATGATTTGCCTTTTCAAAGAGGTGAAGTTTTGACTATAGTTCGAAAAGACGAGGATCAATGGTGGACTGCGCGTAACTCTTCAGGGAAAATTGGACAAATACCGGTTCCTTATATACAACAG tATGATGTTTATATGGATGAAGATGGAATTGATAAAAACGAACCATCCATTTCGGGATCTAGTAATGTGTTTGGAAGTACACTTAAAAGAACAGATTTAAAT CGAAAACTGCCTGCATACGCCCGCGTAAAACAGTCAAGGGTTCCAAACGCATACGATAAGACTGCTTTAAAATTGGAAATAGGTGATATTATTAAAGTCactaaaacaaacattaaTGGGCAATGGGAGGGagaattaaatggaaaaaatggTCATTTTCCCTTCACGCACGTTGAATTTGTCGATGATTGTGATTTAAGCAAAAACTCAACAGAAATACGCTAA
- the LOC122622888 gene encoding adapter molecule Crk isoform X4, producing MNERERGVFLVRDSNSITGDYVLCVREDTKVSNYIINKVQQQDQIVYRIGDQSFDNLPKLLTFYTLHYLDTTPLKRPACKRVEKVIGKFDFVGSDQDDLPFQRGEVLTIVRKDEDQWWTARNSSGKIGQIPVPYIQQYDVYMDEDGIDKNEPSISGSSNVFGSTLKRTDLNRKLPAYARVKQSRVPNAYDKTALKLEIGDIIKVTKTNINGQWEGELNGKNGHFPFTHVEFVDDCDLSKNSTEIR from the exons ATGAACGAACGCGAGCGAGGAGTATTTTTGGTCCGTGATAGTAATTCGATAACAGGGGATTATGTACTATGTGTGAG aGAAGATACAAAAGTTAGCAACTACATCATTAACAAAGTTCAACAACAGGATCAAATCGTTTACCGCATTGGGGATCAATCTTTTGATAATCTACCGAAACTATTAACATTTTACACTCTCCATTATTTGGATACAACCCCTTTAAAACGGCCTGCGTGTAAAAGGGTGGAAAAAGTAATAGGAAAATTCGATTTCGTTGGCAGC GATCAAGATGATTTGCCTTTTCAAAGAGGTGAAGTTTTGACTATAGTTCGAAAAGACGAGGATCAATGGTGGACTGCGCGTAACTCTTCAGGGAAAATTGGACAAATACCGGTTCCTTATATACAACAG tATGATGTTTATATGGATGAAGATGGAATTGATAAAAACGAACCATCCATTTCGGGATCTAGTAATGTGTTTGGAAGTACACTTAAAAGAACAGATTTAAAT CGAAAACTGCCTGCATACGCCCGCGTAAAACAGTCAAGGGTTCCAAACGCATACGATAAGACTGCTTTAAAATTGGAAATAGGTGATATTATTAAAGTCactaaaacaaacattaaTGGGCAATGGGAGGGagaattaaatggaaaaaatggTCATTTTCCCTTCACGCACGTTGAATTTGTCGATGATTGTGATTTAAGCAAAAACTCAACAGAAATACGCTAA
- the LOC122622888 gene encoding adapter molecule Crk isoform X3, which yields MNERERGVFLVRDSNSITGDYVLCVSFLLFREDTKVSNYIINKVQQQDQIVYRIGDQSFDNLPKLLTFYTLHYLDTTPLKRPACKRVEKVIGKFDFVGSDQDDLPFQRGEVLTIVRKDEDQWWTARNSSGKIGQIPVPYIQQYDVYMDEDGIDKNEPSISGSSNVFGSTLKRTDLNRKLPAYARVKQSRVPNAYDKTALKLEIGDIIKVTKTNINGQWEGELNGKNGHFPFTHVEFVDDCDLSKNSTEIR from the exons ATGAACGAACGCGAGCGAGGAGTATTTTTGGTCCGTGATAGTAATTCGATAACAGGGGATTATGTACTATGTGTGAG ttttttattatttagaGAAGATACAAAAGTTAGCAACTACATCATTAACAAAGTTCAACAACAGGATCAAATCGTTTACCGCATTGGGGATCAATCTTTTGATAATCTACCGAAACTATTAACATTTTACACTCTCCATTATTTGGATACAACCCCTTTAAAACGGCCTGCGTGTAAAAGGGTGGAAAAAGTAATAGGAAAATTCGATTTCGTTGGCAGC GATCAAGATGATTTGCCTTTTCAAAGAGGTGAAGTTTTGACTATAGTTCGAAAAGACGAGGATCAATGGTGGACTGCGCGTAACTCTTCAGGGAAAATTGGACAAATACCGGTTCCTTATATACAACAG tATGATGTTTATATGGATGAAGATGGAATTGATAAAAACGAACCATCCATTTCGGGATCTAGTAATGTGTTTGGAAGTACACTTAAAAGAACAGATTTAAAT CGAAAACTGCCTGCATACGCCCGCGTAAAACAGTCAAGGGTTCCAAACGCATACGATAAGACTGCTTTAAAATTGGAAATAGGTGATATTATTAAAGTCactaaaacaaacattaaTGGGCAATGGGAGGGagaattaaatggaaaaaatggTCATTTTCCCTTCACGCACGTTGAATTTGTCGATGATTGTGATTTAAGCAAAAACTCAACAGAAATACGCTAA
- the LOC122622888 gene encoding adapter molecule Crk isoform X6, giving the protein MDTFDVSDRNSWYFGPMSRQDATEVLMNERERGVFLVRDSNSITGDYVLCVSMMFIWMKMELIKTNHPFRDLVMCLEVHLKEQI; this is encoded by the exons ATGGATACATTTGACGTTTCTGATAGGAACAG CTGGTACTTTGGTCCCATGTCCCGACAGGATGCTACCGAAGTATTGATGAACGAACGCGAGCGAGGAGTATTTTTGGTCCGTGATAGTAATTCGATAACAGGGGATTATGTACTATGTGTGAG tATGATGTTTATATGGATGAAGATGGAATTGATAAAAACGAACCATCCATTTCGGGATCTAGTAATGTGTTTGGAAGTACACTTAAAAGAACAGATTTAA
- the LOC122622888 gene encoding adapter molecule Crk isoform X5 gives MCEDQDDLPFQRGEVLTIVRKDEDQWWTARNSSGKIGQIPVPYIQQYDVYMDEDGIDKNEPSISGSSNVFGSTLKRTDLNRKLPAYARVKQSRVPNAYDKTALKLEIGDIIKVTKTNINGQWEGELNGKNGHFPFTHVEFVDDCDLSKNSTEIR, from the exons ATGTGTGAG GATCAAGATGATTTGCCTTTTCAAAGAGGTGAAGTTTTGACTATAGTTCGAAAAGACGAGGATCAATGGTGGACTGCGCGTAACTCTTCAGGGAAAATTGGACAAATACCGGTTCCTTATATACAACAG tATGATGTTTATATGGATGAAGATGGAATTGATAAAAACGAACCATCCATTTCGGGATCTAGTAATGTGTTTGGAAGTACACTTAAAAGAACAGATTTAAAT CGAAAACTGCCTGCATACGCCCGCGTAAAACAGTCAAGGGTTCCAAACGCATACGATAAGACTGCTTTAAAATTGGAAATAGGTGATATTATTAAAGTCactaaaacaaacattaaTGGGCAATGGGAGGGagaattaaatggaaaaaatggTCATTTTCCCTTCACGCACGTTGAATTTGTCGATGATTGTGATTTAAGCAAAAACTCAACAGAAATACGCTAA